The DNA segment TCGACCAACGCAATCATGGTGCGTGAGGTGACATCGAGGCGGGCCAGGGTACGCCGCAGCATGCCGATCACCTCGCGCACGAACCAGTGCTTCCGGTGCTGCGCCAGCGCGGCATCGGCAGCCAGCACGTGTTGCGCATCGCCGCTGGTCTTGATGACCCAGGTGCCGATTTCCAGATCGTTGGTGCGCAGCATCAGGATGGCATCGTCGAGCTCGCGCGCCATCAGCAGCGGCCACCAGGCGGCGCCGGCGGCGACGATGCCGTCGATAGCCGTGGCCACCGGGGCGGACGGGGCGGCGACGGTCAGTGTTGCGCGGCGTGCCTTGCGGTCGATCGCCACATCGATGGTCTGGTAGTGGTAGCCGGCCTCGTCGATGCTGCGCGCGAGGGCGGGCAGGACAATGCCTTTGGCATCGGCGGGGCGGTCGCTCTGTGCCGCGAGCTGCTCGGCGCGCTGCTTCACCTTTTCGGCAAAAGCCTGGGGTTTAGCGTAGTCGTCGATCAGGCGCCATTCCTTGGCACGCTGGGCGCGTACGCCTTCGGTCAGGGTGCAGAAGATGTCGGCATGATCGCGCCGCACGCGGCGCTTGTCGGTGACGCGGGTGAGGCCGCCGGTACCCGGCAGCACGCCGAGCAACGGGACTTCGGGCAGGCTGACGGCGGAGGAGCGGTCGTCGACCAGGATGATTTCGTCGCAGGCCAGCGCCAGCTCGTAGCCGCCGCCGGCGGTGGTGCCGTTGCAGGCGGCGAGGAACTTGAGGCCGGAATGGCGGCTCGAATCCTCGATGCCGTTGCGCGTCTCGTTGGTGAATTTGCAGAAATTCACTTTCCAGGCGTGGGTGGAAACGCCCAGCATGAAAATGTTGGCGCCGGAACAGAAGATGCGTTCCTTGCCCGAGGTGACGACGACGCTGCGAACTTCCGGATGCTCGAAGCGGATGCGCTGCAGCGCGTCGTAGAGCTCGATGTCGACACCGAGGTCGTAGGAATTCAGCTTCAGCTTGTAGCCGGGCTTGATGCCGGCATCTTCATTGATGTCGAGGGTCAGCGTGGCGACAGGGCCGTCGCAGCTCAGGCGCCAGTGTTTGTATTGATCGGGGTGCGTGTCATAGGTGATGGTCTGGCCGGGGGGCATCGGGATGAGTCATTCTCTTCTCCGTGTATTGTTGTGGGATGCTTCAGGGGGTGACGGCTTGTCGCAGTTGCAATAGGCATTCCTCCGGTTGGCGGCCCGTGGTGTCGAGCGTGAAATCGGCTTTCGAATAGAGGGGTTCGCGGGCGACGAGGATGCGCCGCATGTCTTCCATGGCCTCGGTATTGCCTTCCATGGGGCGCAGGTCGCCCTGCGCCACGACGCGCGACATGTGTTCCTCGGGCGTCGCCTTGACCCAGACGGTGTAGCAGTTCATCAGCAGCAGGTTGAAAGTTTCCGCTTCGGAAACAATGCCGCCGCCGACGGTGATGACGGCGCTCTCATGCTGGGCGATGAAGTTTTCGAGGCAGCGGCGTTCCAGGCGGCGGAAGCCGGGTTGGCCGTAGAGCATGAAGATTTCGTTGAGGCTCATGCCGGCCTCGGCCTCGATGGCGCTGTTGAGTTCGACGAAAGGCAGGGACAGTTCGCTGGCCAGCGCACGACCGAGGGTCGATTTGCCCGCGCCGCGCAGGCCGACCAGCGCGATGCGCTTGCGGCGCGAGGCGTCTTCATTGCCGAAATCGCGCATCAGGCGCAGCAGGGCTTCTTCGAGCCGGTTGGGCGAGAGCTGTTCGAGGAAGCGCGAGATCAGCCGGTACTCCGGCGAGCTGTGCTGGGGCTCGAGCAGTTCGATCAGGGAAATCCCAAGTGCATGGGCGACATGGCGCAACACCATGATGGACGGATTGGTCTCGCCGCTTTCCACCTGCGCCAGATAGCGCTCAGAGACGTCGGCATTGACAGCGAGGGCCTTGCGCGACATGCCGCGCCGCGCACGCGACTCGCGTACGCGGATGCCAAGGGACTGAAGGAATTCCGTGTCTGCGGCTTCGTCGACGAAGCGCGCTGCGATGGGTAGTCCGGGTTTTTCAATCGCTGCCATGATGCGCTGTCACCTTTTGGCTTCCGTGCTTTGGTGGATGCACTATAGTACATGAATTTGATATATGTCAAAAACTATTTTGATTTCTCATCCCGGTTTCTTTCATAAAGTCACATAACAGATTGAAAAAACATAATAAAAAGATATTTTGACAGCGCTGCAAAATATTGCATAACCTTCTTGACGATCCGGATTTCCTGTCGCATACTTCGCTCGGAATGTGCAGTATGATTCATCGATGGAACAATAGTTCCAAGTCTAATGAATACCGCATCCGGGCACACGAAAGTGCCGTGGATGACAAACAAGGAGGCACCAATGGCTGATGCTTTGTTCGACCAGTTCAAGAACTGGTATGAGAAACGCCACGATTACGCACGTGACTGGAAGCAGCGTACCGGGGGTCAGGTCGTGGCGACGATGTGTACCTATACCGCGGAAGAGTTGCTGATTGCCGCCGGCATGCTGCCGGTTCGCGTGCTTGGCGCCCATGAGCCGCAGAACGTGACCGAGCCGCACATCTTCGGCATGTTCTGTCCGTTCTGCCGCGATTCGCTGGCGCAAGGCCTGCTCGGGCGCTTCGACTACTGCGAAGGCGTGACGCTGACCCAGTCGTGCATCCAGTACCGGCAGACCTTCAGTTCCTGGCGCAGCAATGTGCCCTCGGTACAGTGGGACTACTACGTGCCGATGCCCAACGATGTGCAGTCGCCGCATGCGCGCAAGGCCCATTACGCGGAAATCCAGTCCTTCCGTACTTTCCTTTCGGCGCTGACCGGCAAGGAGCTGACCGACGCGATGCTGAAGGAAGCGCTGGCCGTGGTCGACGAGAACCGCCGCCTGCTGCGCGAACTGTTCGAGTACCGCAAGGAAGAGAATCCCAGGGTGACCGGCGTCGAGGCACTGTATGCCTCGATCACCGCGCAATTCGTCGACAAGCGCGAGCACAACGAAATGCTGAAGAAAGTGCTGGCCGCGCTGCCTTCGCGCAAGATGGATCGCAAGGAAGGCGTGCGCTTCATGACCATCGGCTCGGAAAACGACGACATCGCCTTCATGGCCATGGTCGAGTCGGTCGGATCGACCATCGTCATCGACGACCAGTGTTCCGGCACCCGCTACTTCTGGAACGAATCGAAGCCCGAGGATGACGTGATCAAGGCCATCGCCGACCGCTACTGCGACCGTCCG comes from the Sulfuritalea hydrogenivorans sk43H genome and includes:
- the boxC gene encoding 2,3-epoxybenzoyl-CoA dihydrolase, whose protein sequence is MPPGQTITYDTHPDQYKHWRLSCDGPVATLTLDINEDAGIKPGYKLKLNSYDLGVDIELYDALQRIRFEHPEVRSVVVTSGKERIFCSGANIFMLGVSTHAWKVNFCKFTNETRNGIEDSSRHSGLKFLAACNGTTAGGGYELALACDEIILVDDRSSAVSLPEVPLLGVLPGTGGLTRVTDKRRVRRDHADIFCTLTEGVRAQRAKEWRLIDDYAKPQAFAEKVKQRAEQLAAQSDRPADAKGIVLPALARSIDEAGYHYQTIDVAIDRKARRATLTVAAPSAPVATAIDGIVAAGAAWWPLLMARELDDAILMLRTNDLEIGTWVIKTSGDAQHVLAADAALAQHRKHWFVREVIGMLRRTLARLDVTSRTMIALVERGSCFAGTLAELLFAADRGYMLSLPDDEQQEGAVVLSEMNFGSYPMVNGQYRIAARFYGEEAPIAAAKEATGKQLGAAAALELGLVTATPDDLDWEDEIRIVLEERASLSPDALTAMEANLRFGPGETMETRVFGRLSAWQNWIFIRPNAVGEAGALKVFGSGNKAKFNWERV
- a CDS encoding helix-turn-helix transcriptional regulator — encoded protein: MAAIEKPGLPIAARFVDEAADTEFLQSLGIRVRESRARRGMSRKALAVNADVSERYLAQVESGETNPSIMVLRHVAHALGISLIELLEPQHSSPEYRLISRFLEQLSPNRLEEALLRLMRDFGNEDASRRKRIALVGLRGAGKSTLGRALASELSLPFVELNSAIEAEAGMSLNEIFMLYGQPGFRRLERRCLENFIAQHESAVITVGGGIVSEAETFNLLLMNCYTVWVKATPEEHMSRVVAQGDLRPMEGNTEAMEDMRRILVAREPLYSKADFTLDTTGRQPEECLLQLRQAVTP
- the bzdN gene encoding benzoyl-CoA reductase, bzd-type, subunit N, encoding MADALFDQFKNWYEKRHDYARDWKQRTGGQVVATMCTYTAEELLIAAGMLPVRVLGAHEPQNVTEPHIFGMFCPFCRDSLAQGLLGRFDYCEGVTLTQSCIQYRQTFSSWRSNVPSVQWDYYVPMPNDVQSPHARKAHYAEIQSFRTFLSALTGKELTDAMLKEALAVVDENRRLLRELFEYRKEENPRVTGVEALYASITAQFVDKREHNEMLKKVLAALPSRKMDRKEGVRFMTIGSENDDIAFMAMVESVGSTIVIDDQCSGTRYFWNESKPEDDVIKAIADRYCDRPACPTKDYPSHTRFDHVLGLAKEFNARAAIFLQQKFCDPHEGDYPDLKEHLEKNGIPTLFLEFDITNPIGPFRIRIEAFLETMSDEELF